The proteins below come from a single Chitinophaga pinensis DSM 2588 genomic window:
- a CDS encoding GlxA family transcriptional regulator — MNVSKDNGNAAGQRKLVVIVAMTRHMLLDFTGPADVFTNADRFLQARGANEGYEVRVVAPTYDKRVTTSAGIEVNCLYCAMDIQTPIDTLIVAGDDYCQLTIDEFTPFYEWLSGINEQNTRRIGSVCAGTFALAKAGLLDGRKATTHWEVAEKLKAQYPSIDVHGNAFFIQDGHVYTSAGVSSGIDLSLALVEEDYGKEIAVGVARQLVFYLRRPGVQAQFGNLLPVYDNTNIGQKLKLWLNERLHEPVDLNKIAENFNMSVRNLTRVLQKHTGMPPAKFIEKLRVEKARVFLEDTDMLLERIVEQCGFGNLITMRRIFLRQLAITPSDYRRAFRTSLKDTGEHELFPV; from the coding sequence TGTTGCTTGATTTTACCGGGCCTGCGGATGTATTTACCAATGCTGACAGGTTTTTACAGGCCAGGGGCGCCAACGAGGGATATGAGGTAAGGGTAGTAGCCCCCACCTATGATAAAAGAGTGACCACTTCCGCCGGTATTGAGGTGAATTGTCTATACTGCGCAATGGATATACAGACGCCAATTGATACGCTGATCGTTGCGGGAGATGACTACTGCCAGTTAACGATTGATGAGTTTACGCCGTTTTACGAGTGGTTATCGGGTATTAATGAACAGAATACCCGTCGGATAGGGTCGGTTTGTGCCGGCACTTTTGCCCTGGCAAAAGCGGGGCTGTTGGATGGCCGGAAGGCGACTACACACTGGGAGGTAGCGGAAAAATTAAAAGCACAGTATCCGTCGATAGATGTACATGGGAATGCGTTTTTTATCCAGGATGGTCATGTGTATACATCGGCTGGTGTGTCTTCGGGAATAGATCTTTCCCTTGCGCTTGTTGAGGAAGACTATGGAAAAGAGATTGCTGTGGGGGTGGCACGCCAGCTGGTGTTTTATCTGAGGAGGCCGGGTGTGCAGGCACAATTTGGCAACCTGCTTCCTGTTTATGACAATACCAACATCGGACAAAAGCTGAAGCTCTGGCTGAATGAACGGCTTCATGAGCCTGTAGATCTTAACAAGATCGCTGAGAACTTCAACATGAGCGTCCGTAATCTGACGCGTGTATTGCAAAAGCATACCGGTATGCCTCCTGCAAAATTTATAGAAAAACTGCGGGTAGAGAAGGCCCGCGTATTTCTTGAGGATACAGATATGCTGCTGGAGCGGATTGTTGAGCAATGTGGGTTCGGTAATCTGATCACCATGCGACGTATATTTCTGCGGCAACTTGCTATCACTCCTTCAGACTACCGCCGCGCTTTTCGTACTTCATTGAAAGATACCGGCGAACACGAACTGTTTCCTGTTTAA
- a CDS encoding DUF3817 domain-containing protein, translated as MESFFKTSLGRLRLVSYMEGISLLLLAGIAVPLKYWAGDPVLVRIIGPVHGILFLVFIVLTLSVGVERQWSFTKTTVRILISCVIPFATFYVDKHILKKEAEAASKNK; from the coding sequence ATGGAATCTTTCTTTAAAACATCTTTAGGCCGTCTCAGGCTTGTAAGTTATATGGAGGGTATATCGTTGCTGCTACTGGCCGGTATTGCTGTTCCGCTGAAATATTGGGCAGGTGATCCGGTTTTAGTCCGCATCATAGGACCGGTACACGGCATATTGTTTCTCGTGTTTATTGTGCTGACCCTGAGTGTCGGGGTGGAGCGGCAATGGAGCTTCACAAAGACAACAGTCAGGATTTTAATCTCCTGTGTCATCCCGTTCGCAACATTCTACGTTGACAAACATATACTAAAAAAGGAAGCGGAGGCAGCATCAAAAAATAAATAA
- a CDS encoding cbb3-type cytochrome c oxidase subunit I, protein MKQHWLKRILLTAAVLMVSIYCAQAQVKGKAFFSLDSAAGLLTCCLILLAVILQLALYMKYRLQSVFRFRKVRRQQSSHESITGHVSQLNRHQLGVLLQLKQRTKINMLVLVALGCSLSSQAQDLKPTKLMNQTGILITIILILIPVLVGIALMIFKLRRVIDNYRRKVYREDAGQLAAYLENLHDSEMLDELSQRKTALDYSLNHEELAGTQAADDHKGLLSEVSNENSINFITRKKASAARPPVDPALGKLVCWFLGTATFWLLFGTTVGEYVGIKFISPDVDHVSWLSFGRLRPVHTNAVFWGWASLAMLGLGYYVVPRVSNTSIASLKKGWYTLILVNAAVVSGSICLMAGINNAGGEYREYIWPVMALFAGGLCITLVNFLQTIARRTSREIYISNWYIVSAVIFAIVIVLVAYLPFWQDGLGETIIQGYYMHQGVGMWFMLFMLGVTYYFLPQQLNRPIYSYSLGILAFWSQIIFYTVIGTHHFVFSSIPWWLQTVAIVGSAGMLIPVTSGSTNFFMTFRKEWHKLASSYTLPFFLVGLVFYFTGSMQGTAEAFRYTNLIWHFTDFTVAHSHITMYGIITFLLWAAIYTVVPRLTGKEPPQVAVGIHFWMALIGLLFYTVPLMYGATYRGIMWQSGKPFIDSVVFMAPYWLWRAIGGSLMWTAHLVFAYNMYKMLQASAAPDIKDAALKKLSEQYLNGSISFPIQ, encoded by the coding sequence ATGAAACAACATTGGTTAAAGCGAATACTGTTAACAGCAGCGGTGTTAATGGTGAGTATATATTGTGCGCAGGCGCAGGTAAAGGGAAAAGCTTTCTTTTCACTGGACTCCGCAGCCGGCTTATTGACATGCTGTTTAATACTGCTGGCGGTAATACTGCAATTAGCATTGTATATGAAGTATCGTTTGCAGAGTGTGTTCAGGTTCCGTAAAGTAAGACGTCAGCAATCTTCACATGAAAGCATTACGGGGCATGTCAGCCAATTGAACCGTCATCAGCTGGGGGTATTGCTGCAGCTTAAACAGCGGACTAAAATTAATATGCTGGTATTGGTTGCGCTGGGATGTAGTCTGTCTAGCCAGGCGCAGGATCTTAAACCGACTAAATTAATGAATCAGACAGGTATTCTGATCACCATCATATTGATATTAATTCCGGTGCTGGTCGGCATAGCGTTGATGATTTTCAAACTGAGGAGGGTGATTGATAATTACCGCCGTAAAGTATACCGGGAGGACGCCGGCCAGCTGGCGGCTTATCTGGAAAACCTGCATGATTCGGAGATGCTGGATGAATTATCACAACGTAAAACAGCGCTCGATTATTCATTGAATCATGAAGAACTGGCAGGGACGCAAGCTGCCGATGATCACAAAGGTTTGTTGAGTGAAGTCAGTAATGAAAATAGCATCAATTTCATTACACGTAAAAAAGCGTCGGCAGCACGTCCGCCTGTTGATCCTGCATTGGGGAAACTGGTATGCTGGTTTCTGGGTACTGCCACCTTCTGGCTTTTGTTTGGGACAACAGTCGGTGAGTATGTCGGGATAAAATTTATCAGTCCTGACGTAGATCATGTAAGCTGGCTGAGTTTTGGCAGATTGCGGCCGGTACATACCAATGCTGTTTTCTGGGGATGGGCATCACTGGCCATGCTGGGCTTGGGTTATTATGTTGTTCCGAGAGTTAGTAATACGTCAATTGCCAGTCTGAAGAAAGGATGGTATACGCTTATCCTTGTAAACGCTGCTGTCGTATCGGGTTCCATCTGCCTGATGGCAGGCATCAATAATGCGGGAGGAGAATACAGGGAATACATATGGCCGGTGATGGCATTGTTTGCCGGCGGTTTGTGTATTACGCTTGTGAACTTCCTGCAGACGATTGCCAGAAGGACGTCCAGGGAAATTTATATATCTAACTGGTACATTGTTTCAGCAGTCATATTTGCGATCGTCATTGTATTGGTGGCATATTTACCTTTCTGGCAGGACGGTCTCGGAGAAACGATTATTCAGGGGTATTATATGCATCAGGGCGTGGGCATGTGGTTTATGCTCTTTATGTTAGGTGTTACTTATTACTTCCTGCCACAGCAGCTCAATCGTCCTATCTATTCTTATAGTCTGGGTATACTGGCTTTCTGGTCACAGATTATTTTCTATACGGTGATCGGTACGCATCATTTTGTGTTCAGTTCTATTCCCTGGTGGCTGCAGACAGTCGCAATTGTTGGCAGTGCCGGTATGCTGATTCCGGTAACGTCAGGGAGTACTAACTTTTTCATGACTTTCCGTAAGGAATGGCATAAACTGGCCAGTAGTTATACACTTCCTTTCTTCCTGGTGGGCCTGGTGTTTTATTTCACCGGCTCTATGCAGGGCACTGCGGAAGCATTCCGTTATACCAACCTGATATGGCATTTTACAGACTTTACAGTAGCGCATTCGCACATTACAATGTATGGTATTATCACGTTTTTGCTGTGGGCGGCTATCTATACGGTTGTGCCTAGATTAACCGGCAAAGAACCACCCCAGGTGGCTGTAGGTATTCATTTCTGGATGGCGCTGATCGGACTGTTATTCTATACTGTTCCCTTGATGTATGGCGCTACATACAGGGGGATCATGTGGCAATCCGGTAAACCATTTATAGATAGTGTGGTATTTATGGCGCCGTACTGGCTATGGCGCGCAATAGGCGGCAGCCTTATGTGGACCGCACACCTTGTGTTTGCCTACAACATGTATAAGATGTTGCAGGCAAGTGCCGCCCCCGATATAAAAGACGCCGCTTTGAAAAAATTAAGTGAGCAGTATTTAAATGGCTCCATTTCATTTCCGATTCAATAA
- a CDS encoding cytochrome c has product MELFDNHKTLYSTALGLFLVLTLGVAILPAISNEQNNAPLPDAPVLSEDAVKGKALFVANGCVACHTQQVRNVEMDKIWGGRPGIAADYADNHRTDLLHNTATLMGTERTGPDLTNVGKRQPSRDWQLVHLFNPRTVVEQSIMPAYSWLFTIKDSVQEGDVVVNVPEAFLTSTHQKVVATREALQLVAYLQSLQQVQLPDGKNPLFLYKREQVAGNKEGAVEEFDGAALYANNCQSCHQPNGEGLKGAFPPLKGSKIVLNDDPELMVDIIMNGYSGRVQEGFGEMPAVGTLNKLSAGEVAAIMNHERSSWGNNGRKVTEAQVKAIMEKVKK; this is encoded by the coding sequence ATGGAACTGTTCGATAATCATAAGACACTATACAGCACGGCATTGGGATTGTTTTTAGTGCTCACCCTCGGTGTGGCCATATTACCTGCCATTTCAAATGAGCAGAACAATGCGCCGTTACCAGATGCACCGGTGCTCAGCGAAGATGCTGTAAAAGGAAAGGCTTTGTTTGTGGCAAACGGATGTGTGGCCTGTCATACGCAACAGGTGCGCAATGTAGAAATGGACAAGATATGGGGCGGGCGACCGGGTATTGCGGCCGATTATGCTGATAACCATCGTACCGACCTGTTACATAATACGGCTACATTAATGGGCACGGAACGTACAGGACCGGATCTCACAAATGTAGGCAAGCGTCAACCTTCCCGGGACTGGCAGCTGGTACATCTTTTTAATCCGAGGACGGTTGTAGAGCAGTCAATCATGCCCGCTTACAGCTGGTTATTTACAATCAAAGATTCAGTACAGGAAGGGGATGTAGTGGTGAATGTGCCGGAGGCATTCCTAACGTCAACACATCAGAAAGTAGTGGCTACCAGAGAGGCATTACAGTTAGTAGCGTATCTGCAATCCTTACAACAGGTGCAGCTACCAGATGGAAAGAATCCGTTGTTTCTCTATAAACGGGAGCAGGTGGCAGGCAATAAAGAGGGTGCTGTGGAGGAATTCGATGGGGCCGCATTATACGCTAATAATTGCCAGAGTTGCCATCAGCCCAATGGTGAAGGTCTGAAAGGTGCATTCCCGCCCTTAAAAGGCAGTAAAATAGTCTTAAATGACGATCCTGAGTTAATGGTGGATATCATCATGAATGGTTATAGTGGCAGGGTACAGGAAGGCTTCGGGGAAATGCCGGCTGTTGGTACACTGAACAAATTAAGCGCCGGCGAAGTGGCGGCTATTATGAATCATGAAAGAAGTTCGTGGGGGAATAACGGTCGTAAAGTAACCGAAGCGCAAGTGAAAGCTATCATGGAAAAGGTAAAAAAGTAA